The following proteins come from a genomic window of Alicyclobacillus dauci:
- the hpf gene encoding ribosome hibernation-promoting factor, HPF/YfiA family has translation MKIQVHGDNIAVTSALQDYVDKKIGRLTRYFEGEADKDIHVTMAVEGAFHRVEMTVYVHGVIFRAEEQSQDMYASIDLVTDKLEQQVQRYKEKINRRFRDRGLRTRIKQSAMNGAFHREDNDAEFVPQLVRVKRFPIKPMDVEEAMMQMDLLGHDFYVFTNAETDEVNVVYRRKNGDYGLIEPQN, from the coding sequence ATGAAAATTCAAGTTCATGGCGACAACATTGCTGTCACTTCTGCACTGCAAGACTATGTGGACAAGAAGATTGGACGCTTAACTCGGTACTTTGAGGGGGAAGCGGACAAGGACATTCACGTGACCATGGCAGTTGAAGGTGCCTTTCATCGAGTTGAAATGACAGTGTACGTTCATGGCGTGATCTTCCGTGCTGAGGAGCAATCACAAGACATGTATGCCTCCATTGATTTGGTTACAGATAAGTTGGAACAGCAAGTTCAACGTTATAAGGAAAAGATTAACCGGCGCTTCCGGGACAGGGGTCTTCGCACGCGAATTAAGCAGTCGGCGATGAACGGCGCGTTTCACCGTGAAGATAATGATGCCGAGTTTGTGCCACAATTGGTTCGAGTTAAGCGTTTTCCTATTAAGCCCATGGATGTCGAAGAGGCCATGATGCAGATGGATCTCTTGGGACATGACTTCTATGTATTCACAAATGCAGAAACGGACGAAGTCAATGTCGTGTATCGCCGAAAAAATGGGGATTACGGTTTGATCGAACCCCAAAACTAA
- a CDS encoding C40 family peptidase, protein MDVKLADLIFIKGDGFFSRVIERIEHSPYSHVAGVVKPNELVESIAFRPIGYGGVDTYDGVADVFTCNQLTDAQRQAVVNFVIERIGTGYDYPIIGWELFHYEFHIDLPYREDGKDFDCSELWRVAYKSVGIDLCPGLEYASPGDMVLSPLLRKVGSLSRTG, encoded by the coding sequence TTGGACGTCAAGCTGGCTGACCTCATATTTATCAAAGGTGATGGTTTCTTTAGTCGTGTTATCGAGCGGATCGAGCACAGCCCATACAGTCATGTTGCTGGTGTGGTGAAACCGAACGAATTGGTTGAGTCGATCGCATTCCGTCCTATCGGTTACGGTGGTGTAGATACTTACGATGGAGTCGCTGACGTGTTTACATGTAACCAACTGACTGACGCACAGCGTCAAGCTGTCGTCAACTTTGTTATAGAGCGAATCGGAACAGGCTATGACTACCCGATTATCGGGTGGGAACTGTTCCACTATGAGTTTCACATTGATCTGCCGTATCGGGAAGACGGGAAGGATTTCGACTGCTCCGAATTATGGAGGGTGGCGTATAAGTCTGTAGGGATCGATTTATGTCCGGGACTGGAATATGCGTCTCCTGGCGATATGGTTTTGTCCCCATTGTTGCGTAAAGTCGGTTCGCTGAGCCGGACTGGCTGA
- the secA gene encoding preprotein translocase subunit SecA encodes MGLLKQVFNANERDIARLRRKIDRINGLESQFEHMTDEELQAMTPAFRQRLENGEKLDNLLPEAFAVVREAAKRVMGQRHYDVQLMGGIVLHEGRVAEMKTGEGKTLVGTLPSYLNGLTGKGVHVVTVNDYLARRDADITGQVHRFLGLTVGFNGHDLTPQQKHDAYRCDITYGTNNEFGFDYLRDNMVMSLNDMTQRGLHFAIVDEVDSILIDEARTPLIISGPAEKSADLYFRADLFVRRLRRDDDYEIDEKMRTANLTDSGVQKAESFFHVNNLFDPDNVTLMHHITQALKAHGLMHRDKDYVVMGDEICIVDEFTGRLMEGRRYSEGLHQAIEAKEGVRVQNESKTLATITLQNYFRMYEKLSGMTGTAKTEEKEFIEIYGMDVVSIPTNRPLIRKDLGDVIYKTEGAKFNAVVNEIAQRHEAGQPVLVGTTSIDKSEIVSHLLNVKGVPHQVLNAKHHAREAEIVSLAGQPGMVTIATNMAGRGTDILLGDGVAERGGLHIIGTERHESRRIDNQLRGRSGRQGDPGSSQFFLSLEDDLLRLFGSDNIKRMMDRLGLEEDQPIEHRMLTGAMERAQKKVEGNNYDLRKHVLRYDDVLNKQREVIYRQRRQILETENLREIVEGMAKDLIDHMLDIYCSEEQIPEDWDIRGLIQYGEHHFLLPNQVEEEVLRKLERDEVRDKLYELFIENYNQREEDLGEFLRELERIVLLRTVDSKWMDHIDAMDQFRQGVHLRSYGQSDPLVIYQKEGFEMFEAMIHSIEEEVVLYVFKATVQTAPQPIEMHDTIGG; translated from the coding sequence GTGGGACTCCTCAAGCAAGTATTTAACGCCAACGAACGTGATATTGCGCGGTTGCGTCGGAAGATCGACCGCATTAACGGATTAGAGTCGCAGTTTGAGCACATGACAGATGAGGAACTTCAGGCGATGACCCCGGCGTTTCGTCAGCGTCTCGAAAATGGTGAAAAGTTGGACAACCTGTTGCCGGAAGCATTTGCGGTGGTTCGTGAAGCCGCAAAGCGCGTGATGGGTCAGCGCCATTACGACGTCCAGTTGATGGGCGGCATCGTCCTTCACGAAGGCCGCGTCGCGGAGATGAAGACCGGTGAAGGTAAGACGCTTGTTGGTACGTTGCCTTCTTATTTAAATGGTCTGACGGGGAAAGGCGTTCATGTTGTCACCGTCAACGATTACTTGGCACGGCGTGACGCCGACATCACGGGGCAAGTGCATCGGTTCTTGGGCCTCACAGTCGGCTTTAACGGGCACGACTTGACGCCACAGCAAAAACACGATGCGTATCGGTGTGACATCACATACGGGACAAACAACGAGTTCGGCTTCGATTATCTGCGCGACAATATGGTCATGTCGTTGAATGACATGACGCAGCGCGGTTTGCACTTCGCCATTGTCGACGAAGTAGATAGTATTCTCATTGACGAAGCGAGGACGCCGCTCATTATTTCGGGACCTGCGGAGAAGTCGGCTGACTTGTACTTCCGGGCTGACTTGTTCGTTCGTCGTTTGCGCCGGGATGACGACTACGAAATTGACGAAAAGATGCGCACGGCGAATTTGACGGACAGCGGTGTACAGAAGGCGGAATCGTTCTTCCACGTGAATAACTTGTTCGATCCCGACAACGTCACGCTCATGCACCACATCACCCAGGCCTTGAAGGCCCACGGATTGATGCATCGCGACAAGGATTACGTGGTCATGGGCGACGAGATCTGCATTGTCGACGAGTTCACAGGTCGTCTGATGGAAGGCCGTCGGTACAGTGAAGGTCTTCACCAGGCTATCGAAGCCAAGGAAGGCGTTCGCGTCCAGAACGAGTCGAAGACGCTCGCGACCATCACGCTGCAGAACTACTTCCGCATGTACGAGAAACTGTCTGGGATGACCGGTACGGCCAAGACGGAAGAAAAAGAGTTCATCGAGATCTACGGCATGGATGTCGTCAGTATTCCGACAAATCGGCCACTCATACGCAAAGATTTGGGTGACGTCATTTACAAGACCGAAGGTGCGAAGTTCAATGCGGTCGTGAATGAGATTGCCCAGCGGCACGAGGCCGGACAGCCGGTTTTGGTCGGTACGACGTCTATCGACAAGTCGGAGATCGTTTCGCATCTGCTGAATGTGAAAGGCGTGCCGCACCAGGTCTTGAATGCGAAACACCATGCGCGTGAGGCTGAGATCGTTTCGCTGGCTGGCCAACCTGGTATGGTGACCATTGCCACGAACATGGCCGGTCGCGGTACGGACATTCTGCTCGGAGACGGTGTGGCTGAACGCGGGGGATTGCACATTATCGGTACGGAGCGGCATGAGAGTCGACGGATCGACAATCAGTTGCGTGGTCGTTCGGGCCGGCAAGGTGACCCGGGCTCATCCCAGTTCTTTTTGTCTCTGGAAGATGACCTGTTGCGCTTATTTGGTTCGGATAACATCAAGCGGATGATGGATCGGCTTGGCTTGGAAGAGGATCAACCGATTGAGCACCGGATGTTGACTGGCGCTATGGAGCGCGCGCAGAAGAAAGTCGAAGGCAACAACTACGACCTGCGGAAGCACGTCCTCCGCTACGACGACGTGTTGAACAAGCAGCGCGAAGTGATTTACCGCCAGCGCCGCCAGATTCTCGAGACGGAGAACCTGCGTGAAATCGTTGAGGGCATGGCGAAAGACCTCATCGACCACATGCTCGACATCTACTGCTCCGAGGAACAGATTCCGGAGGATTGGGACATCCGCGGGCTCATCCAGTACGGGGAACATCACTTCCTGCTACCGAACCAGGTGGAGGAAGAGGTGCTTCGGAAGCTGGAGCGAGACGAAGTTCGCGATAAGCTGTACGAGTTGTTTATCGAGAACTACAACCAGCGCGAAGAGGATCTGGGCGAATTCCTTCGGGAATTGGAGCGCATCGTTCTTTTGCGGACGGTCGACTCGAAGTGGATGGACCACATCGACGCCATGGATCAGTTCCGTCAGGGCGTGCACTTGCGCTCGTACGGCCAGTCCGATCCGCTCGTCATTTACCAGAAAGAAGGCTTCGAGATGTTCGAGGCCATGATTCACAGCATTGAAGAGGAAGTTGTGTTGTACGTGTTTAAGGCGACGGTGCAGACGGCGCCGCAGCCTATCGAGATGCACGATACTATCGGCGGTTAA
- the prfB gene encoding peptide chain release factor 2 (programmed frameshift): MATRLADFGRSLDVAAKGERIAALEDLMGAPNFWDDQDKAQKVISELNGLKAPVDKMKELTQLSEDAEVALELAQEENDMDLFAEANQMADKLKLEIDSFELQLMLSGEYDANNAILELHPGAGGTESQDWASILLRMYTRWAEDHKYKVEVLDYLPGDEAGVKSVTLMIKGHNAYGYLKAEKGVHRLVRISPFDSSGRRHTSFASVDVIPEITDEDNEIEVRPEELRVDTFRSTGAGGQHINTTDSAVRITHLPTGIVVSCQSERSQIQNRAVAMNLLKARLAEKRREEREAELAEIRGEQKDIGWGSQIRSYVFHPYSMVKDHRTNEEIGNVHAVVDGLLDPFINAYLRWELAREQARAKGE, translated from the exons ATGGCTACACGGTTAGCGGACTTCGGGAGGTCTCTT GACGTCGCTGCCAAAGGTGAGCGAATTGCGGCGTTAGAAGACCTCATGGGCGCGCCCAACTTTTGGGACGACCAGGATAAAGCACAAAAGGTGATTTCGGAGCTCAATGGGCTGAAGGCGCCTGTCGATAAGATGAAGGAACTCACGCAATTGAGTGAGGATGCTGAAGTTGCCCTCGAACTCGCGCAAGAAGAAAACGATATGGACTTGTTTGCCGAAGCCAACCAGATGGCTGACAAGCTCAAGTTGGAGATCGATTCGTTTGAGTTGCAATTGATGCTGTCAGGCGAATATGACGCAAATAATGCTATTCTCGAGTTGCACCCCGGTGCGGGTGGTACGGAGTCGCAGGATTGGGCCTCCATCTTGCTTCGAATGTACACGAGATGGGCGGAAGACCACAAATATAAAGTGGAAGTACTCGATTATCTGCCGGGTGACGAAGCCGGTGTGAAGAGCGTCACCTTGATGATCAAGGGTCATAACGCGTATGGCTATCTGAAGGCGGAGAAAGGCGTGCACCGTCTCGTGCGGATTTCGCCGTTCGACTCGTCCGGCCGGCGACACACGTCGTTCGCGTCAGTGGACGTCATTCCGGAGATTACGGATGAGGACAACGAGATCGAAGTGCGTCCTGAGGAGTTGCGTGTTGACACGTTCCGTTCGACGGGTGCGGGCGGTCAGCACATCAACACGACGGATTCGGCCGTGCGGATTACGCACCTTCCCACGGGTATCGTCGTGAGTTGCCAGAGTGAACGATCCCAAATTCAGAACCGCGCCGTGGCAATGAACTTGCTCAAGGCTCGCCTGGCGGAAAAGCGTCGCGAAGAGCGCGAAGCGGAACTCGCTGAAATTCGCGGTGAACAGAAGGATATCGGTTGGGGCAGCCAAATTCGCTCCTACGTGTTCCACCCATATTCGATGGTCAAGGATCACCGAACGAACGAAGAAATTGGCAATGTTCATGCAGTCGTGGATGGCCTTCTCGATCCGTTTATCAACGCATACCTTCGCTGGGAACTCGCCCGCGAGCAAGCCCGAGCAAAGGGAGAATAA
- a CDS encoding AbrB/MazE/SpoVT family DNA-binding domain-containing protein, translating to MSKVKGPNIKSHTVPLKGIQDKVFAVKVDSKGRLVLPQAIRERMNVQAGDVLYVSPQKNGAAVIMKGQNPFDALAAQAIKEYEAGHTLSLEEFADREGIELD from the coding sequence ATGAGCAAAGTGAAAGGTCCGAATATAAAGAGTCATACTGTCCCTCTGAAGGGGATTCAAGACAAGGTTTTTGCTGTGAAGGTCGACAGCAAAGGACGCCTCGTATTGCCTCAAGCTATACGTGAACGCATGAATGTTCAAGCCGGTGACGTTCTATATGTGAGCCCACAAAAGAACGGTGCAGCAGTTATCATGAAAGGACAAAATCCCTTTGATGCCTTGGCAGCTCAGGCAATTAAAGAGTATGAGGCAGGGCACACTTTGTCGCTTGAAGAATTCGCTGACCGTGAAGGTATTGAACTGGACTAA
- the zwf gene encoding glucose-6-phosphate dehydrogenase — protein sequence MGVENQTNPRQLPPHVFVLFGATGDLAHRKLYPALFQLHRKGLLPDGVSILGTARTEFTHDAFRDEVHKALQSFVKEDISDNDWKGFAQRIYYIQGNVDNVEDFKKINQFVRELEQKRDHGGNRLFYLSMAPRFFAETALNLKASGLSDTKGWRRLIIEKPFGHDYESAAELNDQLGTAFEEDEIYRIDHYLGKEMVQNIEVIRFANSMFQPLWDNRSIQSIQITSSETVGVEERASYYEKSGALRDMVQNHMLQMVMMTAMEPPSRLHTEAIRDEKVKVLRSLRRYDVDEVKNHVIRGQYTAGQMNGKSVPGYLEEPGVAENSTTETFVAARLFIDNFRWAGVPFYIRTGKRMPVKSTEIVVQFRDMPKHLYFNQNGQLGPNLLVIRINPVEGMYMQMNVKRPGTENVVVPIAMEFSQSTDKSPEAYERLLHDAMIGDSTFFTRWDEVSLAWKFVDPIAQAFSEDKAPLHHYASGEWGPQASADLVREQGGIWWPVYGESTPSVETVLRGQEASTEVKF from the coding sequence ATCGGAGTGGAGAATCAGACAAACCCTCGGCAACTACCACCGCACGTATTTGTGTTGTTCGGTGCGACGGGAGATTTGGCGCATCGCAAGCTGTACCCAGCGTTGTTCCAATTGCATCGCAAAGGCCTATTGCCGGACGGTGTCAGTATCTTAGGCACGGCTCGGACGGAGTTTACGCACGATGCATTCCGAGACGAAGTTCATAAAGCCCTGCAGTCATTCGTTAAGGAAGACATATCGGATAACGACTGGAAGGGATTTGCACAGCGCATTTACTATATCCAAGGCAACGTCGACAACGTGGAAGACTTCAAGAAGATAAACCAGTTTGTGCGAGAGCTGGAACAGAAGCGCGATCACGGCGGTAATCGCCTGTTCTACCTCTCCATGGCGCCCCGCTTCTTCGCGGAGACGGCTTTGAATTTGAAGGCGAGCGGTTTATCCGACACAAAAGGTTGGCGCAGGCTGATTATCGAGAAGCCGTTTGGCCATGACTACGAGTCGGCGGCAGAGTTAAACGACCAGCTTGGGACTGCTTTTGAGGAGGATGAGATCTACCGGATAGATCACTACCTTGGCAAGGAAATGGTCCAAAACATCGAAGTGATCCGGTTTGCGAACTCGATGTTCCAGCCGCTTTGGGACAACCGTTCCATTCAATCCATCCAAATTACGTCGAGTGAAACCGTGGGCGTCGAGGAACGGGCTTCGTATTACGAGAAGTCGGGCGCACTTCGCGATATGGTGCAGAACCATATGTTGCAGATGGTCATGATGACCGCGATGGAGCCGCCGAGCCGACTGCATACAGAGGCGATTCGCGACGAGAAGGTCAAAGTACTGCGCTCTCTGCGTCGGTACGACGTCGATGAAGTGAAGAACCACGTCATTCGCGGGCAGTACACGGCGGGCCAGATGAACGGGAAATCCGTGCCAGGCTATCTTGAAGAACCGGGCGTTGCGGAGAATTCCACGACGGAAACCTTCGTTGCAGCTCGCTTGTTTATCGACAACTTCCGCTGGGCTGGTGTGCCGTTTTACATTCGCACGGGGAAGCGGATGCCGGTGAAGTCGACTGAGATCGTGGTGCAGTTCAGGGATATGCCGAAACACCTGTATTTCAACCAGAATGGGCAGCTCGGTCCGAACCTGCTCGTCATTCGCATCAACCCGGTCGAGGGCATGTACATGCAAATGAACGTGAAGCGCCCTGGTACGGAAAACGTGGTCGTGCCAATCGCCATGGAGTTCAGCCAATCGACGGACAAGTCGCCTGAGGCGTATGAGCGGCTGTTGCATGACGCGATGATCGGCGATTCCACGTTCTTTACGCGGTGGGATGAAGTGTCGCTCGCGTGGAAGTTTGTCGATCCGATTGCGCAGGCTTTCAGCGAGGACAAGGCCCCGTTGCATCATTACGCAAGCGGTGAATGGGGACCGCAAGCTTCTGCCGATCTCGTTCGCGAACAAGGCGGCATCTGGTGGCCGGTGTACGGCGAGAGCACACCGTCGGTTGAGACGGTCTTGCGAGGGCAAGAAGCAAGTACGGAGGTGAAGTTCTGA
- a CDS encoding cyclase family protein: MATIYDVSMLIHKDVQVYKNKDEKRPSFQTTSDFDTGSSHETRVSMDVHTGTHIDAPLHMIPGGETIETIKLKQLVGNCRVIDLTKVEGAIKKADLEPHKPQKGEFLLLKTKNSWDEEFNYDFVYVGADAAAYLAEVGVGLVGVDGLGIERSQPDHETHKSLMSKHIVIIEGLRLKNVPEGDYFMVAAPLKLTGIDAAPARVMLFEGVGILDE; this comes from the coding sequence ATGGCGACGATTTACGATGTCAGTATGCTGATTCACAAGGATGTTCAGGTGTACAAAAACAAGGACGAAAAACGTCCGTCGTTTCAGACGACGTCGGATTTTGATACGGGATCGAGTCACGAGACGCGCGTCAGCATGGACGTTCACACGGGGACGCACATTGATGCGCCCCTGCACATGATCCCTGGCGGGGAAACCATTGAGACCATCAAGTTGAAACAGTTGGTGGGAAATTGTCGCGTGATCGATCTCACGAAAGTGGAAGGCGCAATCAAAAAGGCGGACTTGGAACCACATAAGCCGCAGAAGGGCGAATTCCTGTTACTCAAAACCAAGAACTCGTGGGATGAGGAGTTCAACTATGACTTTGTTTACGTCGGGGCAGATGCAGCGGCTTATCTCGCGGAAGTTGGCGTGGGCCTCGTCGGTGTCGATGGCTTGGGAATCGAGCGGAGCCAGCCGGATCACGAGACACACAAGTCACTCATGTCGAAGCATATCGTCATTATTGAAGGTTTGCGCCTGAAGAACGTTCCCGAAGGGGATTACTTCATGGTCGCGGCGCCATTGAAACTGACGGGCATTGATGCGGCTCCCGCACGTGTCATGTTGTTTGAAGGCGTCGGTATACTGGACGAATGA
- a CDS encoding response regulator transcription factor — protein MSLASEPRFTIGIIEDDEQLASILARQLLRYAFDPRLIDCLGDIVGSVEKMEPHVILLDINLPQFDGFYWCRRIREITRAPIIFVSARNAGMDQVFALENGGDDFVVKPFDMDVLVAKLRAHIRRVYGEYAADDRVIARKLVFGPMQLDDRRLQLHAFGSSTPVTKTECELLRQLMEAEGRAVSRDTLLAALWDDMEFVDDNTLTVNVTRLRRKLADLGCDHFIRTVRGLGYQLVVPDDVDVDASSEACDGNDV, from the coding sequence TTGAGCCTTGCGAGTGAACCTCGGTTCACAATCGGAATTATTGAGGATGATGAGCAACTGGCGAGCATTCTGGCTCGGCAGTTGCTTCGCTATGCCTTTGATCCGAGACTCATCGACTGCTTGGGTGACATTGTTGGCTCTGTTGAAAAAATGGAGCCGCACGTCATTTTATTGGACATCAATCTCCCGCAGTTTGACGGGTTCTACTGGTGCCGTCGGATTCGGGAAATCACTCGCGCTCCTATCATTTTTGTCTCCGCGCGGAACGCCGGAATGGACCAGGTGTTTGCTCTGGAAAACGGCGGCGATGATTTCGTCGTCAAGCCGTTTGATATGGATGTATTAGTTGCCAAACTTCGTGCACACATCCGCCGTGTGTATGGTGAATATGCCGCCGACGACAGAGTGATTGCTCGCAAGCTCGTGTTTGGTCCTATGCAGTTGGATGATAGGCGACTTCAACTCCATGCCTTTGGCTCATCCACACCCGTTACAAAGACCGAGTGCGAACTGTTGCGCCAACTGATGGAAGCTGAAGGGCGGGCGGTGTCCCGCGATACGCTCCTCGCGGCGCTCTGGGACGATATGGAGTTTGTCGACGACAACACACTCACGGTGAACGTGACGCGCCTGCGCCGGAAACTCGCCGATCTCGGCTGCGACCACTTCATTCGCACCGTCCGCGGACTGGGCTATCAACTTGTCGTTCCGGACGACGTTGACGTTGACGCCTCGTCAGAGGCGTGCGATGGGAACGACGTATGA
- a CDS encoding sensor histidine kinase: protein MRRGQAFKVYFRDMFGIMCWFVVGIVLTVTVVWLSGIAYHRPIPISELLYAILLALVMASFGLAIHYFRRHPFLHLLEHQIERLSTLDSVDALMIAAHLGEHRMFVRLVKCYVQRATEDVQRIETKRTFYEHFTTRFAHQMKTPLAVLQLLMGEARSQMANDPQASPSQVGETLDAIEAEHQRLSEAIETMLHTVRLQAFSFDAHMTEIRITEFLRTIVNDHKSAWIRTRIYPHVESDNPDAIVHTDEKWLGLICEQVIRNAFQYGYPVDDSGNRTGEPSEFWVRVTTSDDATHIIFTDHGIGMHARDVRRAFEPFFTGQNGRSHSRATGMGLYLAAETAKRLGIQLDLASTLHQGTTVRITIPTAQYLSPYITNQRDVQQ, encoded by the coding sequence ATGAGGCGTGGACAAGCTTTCAAGGTGTACTTCCGAGATATGTTCGGGATCATGTGCTGGTTTGTGGTCGGGATCGTGTTAACGGTTACCGTGGTTTGGCTGAGCGGCATTGCGTATCATCGGCCGATCCCGATTTCAGAGTTGTTGTACGCCATTTTACTCGCTCTCGTCATGGCCAGTTTTGGCCTTGCAATTCACTATTTTCGACGGCATCCGTTTCTGCACTTGCTCGAGCACCAGATTGAACGCCTGAGCACCCTCGATAGCGTCGACGCATTGATGATCGCTGCGCATCTGGGCGAGCACAGGATGTTCGTGCGCCTCGTCAAATGCTACGTTCAGCGGGCGACGGAGGATGTCCAGCGGATCGAAACGAAAAGGACGTTTTACGAACACTTCACGACGCGGTTTGCCCATCAAATGAAAACCCCACTGGCCGTCCTGCAATTGCTCATGGGCGAGGCGAGATCGCAGATGGCTAATGACCCACAGGCTTCCCCTTCCCAGGTGGGAGAGACATTGGACGCCATAGAGGCAGAGCACCAGCGCTTGTCGGAGGCCATTGAGACGATGCTTCACACGGTCCGTTTGCAGGCCTTCTCATTCGATGCCCACATGACGGAGATTCGCATTACCGAGTTTCTCCGTACCATCGTGAATGATCACAAATCGGCTTGGATTCGCACCCGCATCTATCCACACGTGGAGTCGGACAATCCAGACGCTATCGTCCACACGGACGAAAAGTGGCTCGGCCTCATCTGCGAGCAGGTAATTCGAAACGCGTTCCAATACGGTTATCCGGTCGACGATTCAGGCAACCGCACAGGCGAACCGTCCGAGTTCTGGGTACGCGTGACAACGTCAGACGACGCCACACACATCATCTTCACCGATCACGGCATCGGCATGCATGCACGCGACGTCCGCCGTGCCTTCGAACCTTTCTTCACGGGGCAGAATGGCCGCTCCCACTCACGCGCGACGGGAATGGGCCTCTATTTGGCGGCAGAAACGGCCAAGCGCCTGGGTATCCAACTCGACTTGGCGTCGACATTGCACCAAGGCACCACCGTCCGAATCACCATCCCAACTGCACAGTACCTCTCACCGTACATAACGAATCAGCGTGACGTGCAGCAATAG